Proteins co-encoded in one Setaria viridis chromosome 9, Setaria_viridis_v4.0, whole genome shotgun sequence genomic window:
- the LOC117839835 gene encoding uncharacterized protein — MADLRPPEPTTNGAGAGAVAALPAAEPSAAADAAAAGGAQAPAPPYSKRRRRPSVRLGDIDAPPPRRNHKSSSSHPRPPRRAHPDDGGGGADPHHRRGPKPPAQRRPRTAWIPAAPSGAEGYEDDEERYYDDEDQSDSAAAAAAARARVSGSGDESDGVADWGLPNGRLPSAMGYSGVKAWLDGLGLSRYAPVFEIHEVDDEVLPMLTLEDLKDMGIGAVGSRRKMYAAIQKLRSDSAS, encoded by the coding sequence ATGGCCGATCTCCGACCGCCGGAGCCCACCAccaacggcgccggcgccggcgcggtcgccgcgctgccggccgcggagccgtccgccgccgccgatgcggCAGCCGCCGGAGGGGCGCAGGCGCCCGCCCCGCCCtactccaagcgccgccgccgccccagcgtCCGCCTCGGCGACATcgacgccccgccgccgcggcgaaaCCACAAGTCCTCCTCGTCccacccgcgcccgccgcgccgcgcgcacccggacgacggcggcggcggcgccgacccgCACCACCGCCGGGGGCCCAAGCCCCCTGCCCAGCGCCGCCCGCGCACCGCGTGGATTCCGGCCGCGCCCTCGGGCGCCGAGGGctacgaggacgacgaggagcgcTACTACGACGACGAGGACCAGTCCGACTCCgcggcggcagccgccgccgcgagagCTAGGGTTtccggcagcggcgacgagTCGGACGGCGTGGCGGACTGGGGCCTCCCCAacggccgcctcccctccgCCATGGGTTACAGCGGCGTCAAGGCGTGGCTGGACGGGTTGGGGCTTTCTCGGTATGCTCCTGTGTTTGAGATCCATGAGGTGGACGATGAGGTGCTACCTATGCTAACGCTGGAGGATCTCAAGGACATGGGCATTGGAGCTGTTGGCTCAAGGAGGAAGATGTACGCTGCCATCCAGAAGCTCCGGAGCGACAGCGCCTCCTGA
- the LOC117840283 gene encoding 4-hydroxyphenylacetaldehyde oxime monooxygenase — protein MSLTALADFFLHQQWQWQLPATTLFLLVLLTLALATTRDFSTKGGRLHLPPGPMRLPVLGNLHQIMGALPHRSLGELARRHGPVMLLRLGSAPTVVVSSAEAAREVLKTHDAACCSRPDTPGARRLTYGYKDVAFTPYSDCWRDLRKLIVVELLSARRVQATWPAREAEVDKLIGRLTSGGRRPVYLEDHIFTLMDGIVGTVALGSIYGSEQFAHKKHFHDLFDEAMAVKSSFSAEDYFPNVLGRLVDHLTGLVSRREKVFWELDAFFDKIIDSHLHPSRPTPDNGPSFIDVLIGLTKEHEGTFSWFTRDHIKGMLSDAFIGGVDTSSVTVVWAMAELIRNPEVLKKAQDEIRAAVGNKERVEPDDLPKLKYLKMVVKETLRLHPAVPLLVPRETMRHIKICGYDVPAKTRIFVNVWAIGRDPAIWSNPKEFDPERFEGNGVTFNGAHFELLPFGAGRRMCPGLAMGMTTVEFTLANLLHCFEWELPDGMTAEDVSMAEAGGLTVNKKVPLVLVPTRFEWQRS, from the exons ATGTCTTTGACTGCCCTAGCAGACTTCTTCTTGCATCAACAATGGCAATGGCAGCTCCCTGCCACCACCCTCTTTCTTCTAGTTCTCCTCACGCTCGCTCTTGCAACAACAAGAGACTTCTCCACCAAAGGGGGCCGCCTCCACCTGCCGCCCGGTCCAATGAGGCTGCCTGTCCTGGGCAACCTGCACCAGATCATGGGCGCGCTGCCGCACCGGAGCCTCGGCGAGCTGGCACGGCGTCACGGGCCGGTGATGCTGCTCCGGCTGGGCAGCGcgccgacagtggtggtgtcgtcggcggaggcggcgagggaggtgcTGAAGACGCACGACGCCGCGTGCTGCAGCCGGCCGGACACGCCGGGGGCGCGGCGGTTGACGTACGGCTACAAGGACGTGGCGTTCACGCCCTACAGCGACTGCTGGCGCGATTTGCGCAAGCTCATCGTTGTCGAGCTCCTCAGCGCGCGCCGCGTCCAGGCCACCTGGCCAGCCAGGGAAGCCGAGGTGGACAAACTCATCGGCCGCTTAACCAGCGGTGGACGGAGACCAGTGTACCTGGAGGATCACATCTTCACGCTCATGGACGGCATTGTCGGCACGGTGGCACTTGGGAGCATATACGGTTCAGAGCAGTTTGCACACAAGAAGCACTTCCACGATCTGTTCGATGAGGCCATGGCTGTAAAGAGCAGCTTCTCCGCCGAGGACTACTTTCCCAACGTCTTGGGTCGCCTTGTGGACCATCTCACTGGCCTCGTCTCCCGCCGTGAGAAGGTATTTTGGGAGCTCGACGCTTTCTTCGACAAGATTATCGACAGCCACCTCCACCCGTCCCGCCCCACACCGGACAATGGACCTAGCTTCATCGACGTCCTTATTGGCCTCACCAAGGAGCACGAGGGCACTTTCAGTTGGTTCACTAGAGACCACATCAAGGGAATGTTATCG GATGCGTTCATCGGTGGAGTTGACACGAGCTCGGTCACGGTGGTCTGGGCAATGGCCGAGCTGATTCGAAACCCGGAGGTTCTTAAGAAGGCACAAGACGAGATAAGAGCAGCGGTCGGCAACAAAGAGAGGGTAGAGCCGGACGACTTGCCCAAACTCAAGTATCTTAAGATGGTGGTAAAGGAGACGCTACGGCTACACCCGGCGGTACCGCTTCTAGTTCCGAGGGAGACCATGCGGCACATCAAGATCTGCGGATACGATGTACCTGCCAAGACAAGGATCTTTGTAAACGTGTGGGCAATTGGCAGAGACCCTGCAATTTGGAGCAACCCCAAGGAGTTTGACCCGGAAAGGTTTGAGGGGAATGGTGTCACCTTCAATGGGGCGCATTTCGAGCTTCTGCCATTTGGCGCCGGACGTAGGATGTGCCCTGGGTTGGCCATGGGGATGACTACAGTAGAGTTCACGCTGGCCAACCTGCTCCACTGCTTCGAGTGGGAGCTCCCGGATGGTATGACGGCTGAGGATGTGAGCATGGCAGAAGCAGGAGGGCTCACCGTCAACAAGAAGGTCCCCCTCGTGCTTGTGCCGACCAGGTTCGAGTGGCAGAGATCATGA